A genomic window from Nocardioides sp. BP30 includes:
- a CDS encoding amidohydrolase, which translates to MPVLVFLNGSLICDLGSDRAPYTSPGPVLVVDDDRVLALGERATGAVDLADPDVRIVDLAGGVLAPALADGHAHLPQGGLEWLGPQIRAARSVADIVAAVGAWADEHPEQEWIYGASYDATLAAGGLFDARWLDEVCPDRPVVLQAWDYHTVWVNSEALRRAGIDADTPEPELGRIVRREDGSPLGILQEPGAVDLVSAVAPGRSHEEVVEAIRRATRHYAGLGLGWAQDAWVEHDDLEAYLDAARRGLLAIRVNLAQRADPRGWRDQLDSFAEGRDRVRALGHPLLTADTVKVFVDGIVENHTAAMLAEYADRPGDRGLPNWTRADLLETAIAFDALGFQLHFHAIGDAANRLALDVFETVQERNGPRDRRPVIAHAHVLDPSDVPRFAALGVVPDFQPLWARCDGVMRDLTMPHLGEERSRWQYAIRSVLDAGAAVSFGSDWPVTGADWRAGAATAVARRTPGRPEEDSWLPEQRIGLAEALAAYTTGVAHQAFAEGRRGVLAQGYDADLVWLDADPRQADPDSLVDVQVLGTWVAGRERFRQ; encoded by the coding sequence ATGCCAGTGCTGGTCTTCCTCAACGGGTCGCTGATCTGCGACCTCGGCTCGGACCGGGCGCCGTACACCTCCCCCGGCCCGGTGCTCGTCGTCGACGACGACCGCGTGCTCGCGCTCGGCGAGCGGGCGACCGGCGCCGTGGACCTCGCCGACCCGGACGTGCGCATCGTCGACCTCGCCGGCGGCGTGCTCGCTCCAGCGCTCGCCGACGGCCACGCCCACCTGCCGCAGGGCGGCCTGGAGTGGCTCGGCCCGCAGATCCGTGCCGCGCGGAGCGTCGCCGACATCGTCGCGGCGGTCGGCGCGTGGGCCGACGAGCATCCCGAACAGGAGTGGATCTACGGCGCGAGCTACGACGCGACGCTCGCGGCCGGTGGCCTCTTCGACGCGCGATGGCTCGACGAGGTCTGCCCGGACCGCCCGGTGGTCCTGCAGGCGTGGGACTACCACACCGTCTGGGTGAACTCCGAGGCCTTGCGGCGGGCCGGCATCGACGCGGACACCCCCGAGCCCGAGCTCGGCAGGATCGTGCGCCGCGAGGACGGCAGCCCACTGGGCATCCTGCAGGAGCCCGGCGCGGTCGACCTCGTCTCGGCGGTGGCGCCGGGCCGCTCGCACGAGGAGGTCGTCGAGGCGATCCGCCGCGCGACCCGGCACTACGCCGGCCTCGGCCTCGGCTGGGCGCAGGACGCGTGGGTCGAGCACGACGACCTCGAGGCCTACCTCGACGCCGCCCGTCGCGGCCTGCTCGCCATCCGGGTGAACCTCGCGCAGCGGGCCGACCCGCGCGGGTGGCGCGACCAGCTCGACAGCTTCGCCGAGGGACGCGACCGCGTCCGGGCGCTCGGCCATCCGCTGCTCACCGCCGACACCGTCAAGGTCTTCGTCGACGGCATCGTGGAGAACCACACCGCCGCGATGCTGGCCGAGTACGCCGACCGCCCCGGCGACCGCGGCCTGCCGAACTGGACCCGTGCCGACCTGCTGGAGACGGCGATCGCCTTCGACGCGCTCGGCTTCCAGCTGCACTTCCACGCCATCGGCGACGCCGCCAACCGGCTCGCCCTCGACGTCTTCGAGACCGTGCAGGAGCGCAACGGGCCGCGCGACCGCCGGCCCGTGATCGCTCACGCGCACGTGCTCGACCCGAGCGACGTGCCCCGGTTCGCCGCGCTCGGCGTGGTGCCGGACTTCCAGCCCCTGTGGGCCCGCTGCGACGGCGTCATGCGGGACCTGACGATGCCGCACCTGGGTGAGGAGCGCAGTCGCTGGCAGTACGCCATCCGCAGCGTGCTCGACGCGGGCGCCGCCGTCTCCTTCGGCAGCGACTGGCCGGTGACCGGCGCGGACTGGCGGGCCGGTGCTGCCACCGCCGTCGCGCGCCGCACCCCCGGCCGGCCCGAGGAGGACAGCTGGCTGCCCGAGCAGCGCATCGGCCTGGCCGAGGCGCTGGCGGCGTACACCACCGGCGTGGCCCACCAGGCCTTCGCCGAGGGACGCCGCGGCGTCCTGGCACAGGGGTACGACGCCGACCTGGTCTGGCTGGACGCGGATCCGCGTCAGGCCGACCCCGACAGCCTCGTCGACGTCCAGGTCCTGGGGACCTGGGTCGCCGGCAGGGAGCGGTTCCGGCAATGA
- a CDS encoding APC family permease, which translates to MTATDAAGATGLRRALGPGALILFGLTYLAPVTVFTTYGIVTQQTDNHLPSAYLVALVAMLFTALSYGRMARLYPVSGSAYTYSQQSFGGHVGFLTGWALMLDYLLLPMINFLLIGIYLHGQYPSIPQWIFVLASLVLSLACNVLGVTLINRLSWVVVGVSVLLVLVFAVLAVVHVARHPDASRPGFFSPLLPGSGGVGSVFSGAAVLALSFLGFDAVSTMSEESKNPKRDIPRAIVWTTVLGGALFLVVSWIGAFVIPDWHGFADLDNAGVDLMVKVGGSFFSTIFVWVYVVGAFGSGMTTQVSVSRIIFAMGRDGILPRIFGRLHERYRTPYVAALFVSAVSLLALVLSLSTAASTISFGALAAFSMVNLAVTRSFLRGGTAGRSAGAWVRGVVLPLIGFGLTVWLWTSLSRHTLTLGLIWLAIGAAYLAASTGMFRRQPPVLDFSESVAEA; encoded by the coding sequence ATGACGGCAACAGACGCGGCCGGCGCCACCGGCCTGCGCAGAGCGCTCGGCCCCGGCGCTCTGATCCTCTTCGGCCTGACCTACCTCGCACCGGTGACGGTCTTCACGACGTACGGGATCGTCACCCAGCAGACCGACAACCACCTGCCCTCGGCCTACCTCGTGGCCCTGGTGGCGATGCTGTTCACCGCGCTGAGCTACGGCCGGATGGCGCGGCTCTACCCGGTCTCGGGATCGGCGTACACCTACTCGCAGCAGTCCTTCGGCGGCCACGTCGGCTTCCTCACCGGGTGGGCGCTCATGCTCGACTACCTGCTGCTGCCGATGATCAACTTCCTGCTGATCGGGATCTACCTGCACGGTCAGTACCCGAGCATCCCGCAGTGGATCTTCGTGCTCGCCTCGCTCGTGCTCTCGCTGGCCTGCAACGTCCTCGGCGTCACCCTCATCAACCGGCTCAGCTGGGTGGTGGTCGGCGTCTCGGTGCTGCTGGTGCTGGTCTTCGCGGTGCTCGCCGTCGTGCACGTGGCACGGCACCCCGACGCGTCGCGGCCCGGCTTCTTCTCCCCGCTGCTGCCCGGCTCGGGCGGGGTCGGCTCGGTCTTCTCGGGCGCGGCGGTGCTGGCGCTGAGCTTCCTGGGCTTCGACGCCGTCTCCACGATGTCGGAGGAGAGCAAGAACCCCAAGCGGGACATCCCACGGGCGATCGTGTGGACCACCGTGCTCGGCGGTGCCCTCTTCCTGGTCGTGAGCTGGATCGGCGCGTTCGTGATCCCGGACTGGCACGGCTTCGCCGACCTCGACAACGCCGGCGTGGACCTGATGGTGAAGGTCGGCGGCTCGTTCTTCTCCACGATCTTCGTGTGGGTGTACGTCGTGGGCGCGTTCGGCTCCGGCATGACGACGCAGGTCAGCGTCTCGCGGATCATCTTCGCGATGGGTCGCGACGGCATCCTCCCGCGGATCTTCGGGCGGCTGCACGAGCGCTACCGCACGCCGTACGTCGCCGCGCTGTTCGTCTCCGCCGTCTCGTTGCTGGCGCTGGTGCTCTCGCTGTCGACAGCCGCCTCCACGATCAGCTTCGGTGCGCTGGCAGCGTTCTCGATGGTCAACCTGGCCGTGACCCGGTCCTTCCTGCGGGGCGGGACCGCCGGCCGCAGTGCGGGTGCCTGGGTGCGCGGCGTGGTGCTGCCCCTGATCGGCTTCGGCCTGACGGTGTGGCTGTGGACCTCGCTGTCGCGGCACACGCTGACACTGGGGCTGATCTGGCTGGCCATCGGCGCCGCCTACCTGGCCGCGTCGACGGGGATGTTCCGGCGGCAGCCGCCGGTCCTGGACTTCAGCGAGTCGGTGGCGGAGGCCTGA